DNA sequence from the Sediminibacillus dalangtanensis genome:
AGAACATGTTTTTACCTGGATGACCCAAGCATGAAGCATGATTATTATCTGTTTTAAAATAACTATCAAATGCTTTTATTTCATAACAAGCAGTCTAATCCTTAGCAATAATTTCTTCATCCCCTAAAATTAAATAATTCAATTCACCCTCGGGTATCTCATTAAGTTCCTTGCGCTTAACAAGATAGAAGCCTATTCCTAAGACAATCCAGGCTACTAGTGCAACTCTTGATTCTATTCCCAAAAATGCCGGTGAACCTGGAATCAATAGAAGGGATAAGAATATAATACTTGTTACTACTCCTAATCCAGCAAATGACTTTTTTAACGGGGAAACAACATTTACGGAAGGGTTGAAATCTGCCCCCATTTTCCACTTAAATAATCTATAAGCAGTAAAACACGTATAAAAGTAAGCAATGGTAACACCTATTGATGACATGTCGACTACCCATGTCAACACTTCTCGTCCAAACCAAGGTGCTAATAAGGAAACAGCAACCGTAAAGATGATACCAATATAAGGTGTATCGTATTTAGGATGTAGTTTAGAAAATGTTTCTGGAATAATCTTTGCACGAGACATGGCAAATAAAAGCCGGCTGGAAGAAACGATGAATCCATTCAGGCCAGTAAAGATCCCCATCGATAGCGCTATGACCAAAATAGCCAACCCAAAGGTTCCCAATAAATCTTGTACCACTGTTCCAGTACCCCATAGCAGGTTTTCCGACACCAATCCTTCCCAGGGACGAGCCATTGCGGTAGCTAAAATCATTAATATATACAATAATGCTGCGAAAAACAGAGCTCCCAAGATTAGATTAAAAGCTTTTCTAGATGAAAAATTAAATTCCTCGGCAAGTTGTGGTACATTATCAAATCCTACGTAAGCCCATGGTGCTATTGCAACAATTGCAATCACCGCAGCAAAAGCTGTTTTTTCCGTTGGGAATAGAGGTTGAACGTTTGCAAAGCCAGAGATTGGCTGTCCGCCCACGAAAAGTGACAGGGCAACTATGCTTATTACCATTACTGAACAAAAAATAAATTGCAATCTTCCTGATATTCCGGTTCCTTTAATATTTAAATAACCAAACAATAATAACGCTAAAGTCGCAAAAATAATCTCTGTACCGTAAACATCCCAGCCTGCAATTTGGTATAAATGCAGGTTCTCAACAAACTTTGGAAAGACAAATTTAAACATTAAGGCAAATGCCGATGCATTTAGCGCAACGATACATATGTACCCGAGCGTCAAAAACCACCCACAAATGAATGCGTGTGTCCGACCTAAACTAATAAACGCATAGGCAAACTCTCCACCGGATACGGGAAAGCTTTTGATAAGGAAGCCATAACTAACGGCAATGACCATCATGAGTAAGCCGCCGATCCCAAAACCAAGCATTGCTCCAAGAGGGCCTGCAGTGCTCATCCAATTAGTCGGCTGCACAAATGCGCCCCACCCAATGGAAGAACCCAGAGCTATTGCCCAAACCCAATGGGGCTTTAGAGACTTCTTTAGGGTTTTTCTTTCTTTCATTTTTACCTCTCCTTAGAAAGTTTCTTTAAAACAGTTTTTTGATAAAGAGCACATCATACTAATCATATGTACCACTAAATAAGTAACTTAAATGAGAAAAACAAGAAAAAACTGCCTTTTCCCCGGATTATAAAGGGAAAAGGCAGCTTCGTATAATAAAAAGGTTTGTGTAATGGATAAAACTATATTTTACGGTTGCTTAACCAAATGTTTTTCGCTTAAACCTCAATAGCTGATTACCGGCAATTCCAGACAGGCGTCATTTTCTGGTACCACCGGCATGATGAAAGATATAATAGATGTTTAAACTTGTTCGGGAATTCCTACCGCCTGCAACACTTGTTTTATAGCACCTTTTAAGCGACAAACCACCTCAAATAGAGAAACAATTTTCAGGCAATCTGCACCTAGATATACTGCTTGTTTCCTTCCATACTGGAAGATTACTTCTGTCATCATGCTCATTTACTTCTCCTGCTCAGGCTTGAATGAAGCACTCGAAAGGAGCAGGCGCCGGAATTTGAGTTGGGCAAGGAAGTTTTCGGCCAATACTATTTGACATGCATCTCATTTAAACCACCAAAAAAGGAGAGCTACAGCCCCCCTTATCATCTATTCCTGCATTATCGACTTTTACCCCGCGAGTTAGATTTCGATTGTCCTCGTCGCTGTTCATCTGGTTGTTTTTTGCTTGGATTTGTCGGAGCAAAGTTCTTTTTTCGATGTTCTTCAGACATGTGCGTTCCTCCTGTCTTCTAACTATTTGGCTCATTTGTGTGTTGTTGGTGATTTGTAAATAGTACTGAATCAAGTTTTATCCTTTCCGGATAATGAGGAATTATGCATACACTCTTAGAAATAACAAGGTTTATAATTGCTCTAGAGGGAAACAATTAACAATTTCCGGTAGCCAGAAATCGCTATGTAAAAACCCCCTTCAAGTTTTAATAATAAACTTCAAGGGGGCTTTATAATATGTTGAACTATTATTTATTCAATCGTAATTGTAGAACCAACATCCACCGTCACCAACTCTGCATCTTCCAAATACAACGTTCCTGATTGTTCTTCTTCCGTACTCCCATTAAACCGTAAGGTGATATGACCTAGATCATGAAGGTTTTTGTTAACGGCAGAACCAACTTTCGTGATTTCATATGTCGTTCCGTCAATAGTCAGCATTGAATCTTCCGTTATTTCTTTTTCTACTGGATTGACATCGATGATATAGCAAAAGTCCGCAAGTTCAGCTGGTGCATTTTCTCCAAACAGAACCATCATTTTTTCTGCTTCAAAAGCTTTTGCATCTTTTCCGATTTTTTTTATTTCTGTTCGATACATGAATCATACGCTCCTTGTTTATTTATATAATCCGAAGCTTGCCAGCCAAGCGACAAATACTCGCGGCACACCATTCAAGAATCTGGAATAAAGGACAGATGGCACCCCGACTTCGATTGTTTTCGTTTCTGCTTCTGCCAGACCTAATCCAACAGGAATGAAGTCTGCGGCGTTTTGCGTATTGATCGCAAATAGTGCCGGAAGTGCAAGGTTTGGAGGAATGTTGCCTTTGCCGATTTCCACTCCGATCAGCGTACCTAGTACTTGTCCGATAACTCCTCCAGGCCCTAGTAATGGACTTAAGAAGGGCAAGGAACAAATAAAGCCGATGGCCATCAGTCCCCAAATATTTCCGGCAAGCGGAGACATGACATTTGCGAACAAGTCGCCGATGCCAGAGCCTTGAATGATGCCGATCAGTAATGCCACAAATCCCATAAATGGAATGACCGTATGCAGCATCGTTTCCACAGCATCGCGGGAAGCCTGATAGAAGGTGTTGATAACTTTCCCTGCTGCTAATCCGATTCTGGTAAGAATACTCTTATTTTCTTGTTCCGCGCGTGTTTCCATGATTTTTTTGTCTCTTGAATAGGTCGCTTGTTGTTCTGGCTGTTTCTCCTCTGCTTGTGTCTCTTTTACGGAAGTACTTTCACTTTCTGTACCAGCCACGGACACTTGATCAACGTCTACGTTGGATACATAGATGTCTTCTGTTATATATTGGCGCAAAGGGCCGCTTTTACCGGTAGCCATGATATTGATCGTTGGGATGCCTTTTTGCGGATAAATGCCACAACGTAACGTTCCGCCGCAATCAATGACTGCCGCCATGATTTCCTCTTCCGGTACCGACGTTTCAAAACCATTTACAGGTGTTGCCCCGGTGATATCACATATTTTATCTACAATGGCAGGCTTATGGCCGCCTGTCACATACATCAGTTTGTCCCGTTTACCATCGACACCGATTGTCAACGGGCCGCCGAAACCACCCGAACCCTTAACGATTTTCGCTCTTTCAGCCATGCTGTCCACCTCAACCTTCTACTTTTACTTCTTTGCTCAATTTCACGTTTTGTTGTTTCTCTATATAACTCGTTGTGAAGTCCGTAACCCAACCACCGATGAAGTTCATCACCAAACCGACCAATAAGTAACGGACGGCCAGATCTGTCATCGGCAGCCCCAGCTCCTGGATACCTTGTGCAATGCCCAAATAGATAAATAATTCCGCCGGGTTTATATGTGGAAAAATCCCGTTACTTGTATGGGCAAACTGTGCCGCGGAAGCAAAGTAACTCGGTTTATATCTCTCTGGCAAGAATCTGCCTAAAGAGTGGACCATAGGATTCGCCAGCATGAAGGACCCCAGGAATGGTAACACCAAATACCTTAAAAACGGATTTTTGGCTGATTTTTGTGCAATAACATTGATTCTCTCCTCGCCTATCAATTGAATGATGGTATTCATAGCAATCAACAACATTAGTACAAGCGGTACAATCGATGTCATCCAATCGATAAACGTATCGGCACCTGTTTGGAACAAGTTGATAAATCCTTCTGCAAATTTAACGATGTAGTCCATGCTTTAGACCCCTTTCTTTTTTAAACATTCCGTTTACTTTCCGTACAGCTTTCATCATCGGTGAAGGAATTTGGGCAATTTCTCCGCCATTTTGAATGACATGGAAAGTGTTTTGCGCATCTAAAACCGCTTTTCCCAGCAACTTGTTGTAATCCTCCAGATCACTGGCATTAACTTTTTGCAACTTCTTTCCTTCTAAACCTTTGAGCGGTTTGAATTTAGAGAATACGGTCACACCTTGCATGTATCGCGCATCTTCAATCTCGTTTTTATTGTTTAGCTGAAGTAACACCAGCGTTCCAGATTTAACGATAGCCGGACGTCTTCCAATGGCGACACGGCCCTTTTCCCGCAGTTGGATATAGTTTTTGGTGAAATTTTTGATCTGGAGCAGACCTAGTAAATACTGAACGACAAAGCCTATAGCAGCAAAGATAATCAACATGATAAACATGGGCTATTCCCTCATTTCCTGGTTTAATAGTCGTGACAAATCCGTAAAGGTTGTCTTAGCATTGATTTTGTTCAAAATATAGTGATTTGTCGTGATCGCCAACACTTCTTCATAAATCCGGATGAGCATTGCCTCATTCACGTTCTCCTCGGAAGATGCGATAAGCACGACCAATCTGACATTTTCATGATCTTCAAGCGGCTCGTCCAAGACACCAACCTTGATAAAAATACCGTCTTGCTTATGACTGGCATGCGGGAAACCAAGTTGACCGTTGATCGTAGATTTTTTGTTTTCCCTTTCAATCAAACTCTTTTTAAAATCTTCGTCTACTTTTCCTTCATTGTATAGCTCATCAGCCAGTCGACAAATGATATCTTGATATGTTTGCCGGCCCTGAAAGTGGTAAAAATCAGAATGATCGAGGAAATCCACCAAAACACTGCGGTTGAACAATTTTTTATTACTTACATCCTTATAAATCAAGAACTGTTCTATTTTCAATTTAAGCAGCTGCTGATCAAAAACATCCTCGATGTATATGACTTTGTTGAACATTCTGTTTGTTTTGATCGTTGAGATGACTAAATCAAATGGATGAATGCTTTCTTCGGTAAACTCGGATTCATCAATGACCACCACGTTGATTTGGGTGCCGAACACTTTGCGCAAGTTCATGGTTAACAACTTGGTCGTACTCAATCCTTGATTTGTCAAAATCGCAATGTCATGTAATTCATTCATCTGCTGCTCAAGTTGTTCCAAGTACACACTGAAATATA
Encoded proteins:
- a CDS encoding PTS glucitol/sorbitol transporter subunit IIA, encoding MYRTEIKKIGKDAKAFEAEKMMVLFGENAPAELADFCYIIDVNPVEKEITEDSMLTIDGTTYEITKVGSAVNKNLHDLGHITLRFNGSTEEEQSGTLYLEDAELVTVDVGSTITIE
- a CDS encoding APC family permease — protein: MKERKTLKKSLKPHWVWAIALGSSIGWGAFVQPTNWMSTAGPLGAMLGFGIGGLLMMVIAVSYGFLIKSFPVSGGEFAYAFISLGRTHAFICGWFLTLGYICIVALNASAFALMFKFVFPKFVENLHLYQIAGWDVYGTEIIFATLALLLFGYLNIKGTGISGRLQFIFCSVMVISIVALSLFVGGQPISGFANVQPLFPTEKTAFAAVIAIVAIAPWAYVGFDNVPQLAEEFNFSSRKAFNLILGALFFAALLYILMILATAMARPWEGLVSENLLWGTGTVVQDLLGTFGLAILVIALSMGIFTGLNGFIVSSSRLLFAMSRAKIIPETFSKLHPKYDTPYIGIIFTVAVSLLAPWFGREVLTWVVDMSSIGVTIAYFYTCFTAYRLFKWKMGADFNPSVNVVSPLKKSFAGLGVVTSIIFLSLLLIPGSPAFLGIESRVALVAWIVLGIGFYLVKRKELNEIPEGELNYLILGDEEIIAKD
- a CDS encoding transcriptional regulator GutM, whose protein sequence is MFIMLIIFAAIGFVVQYLLGLLQIKNFTKNYIQLREKGRVAIGRRPAIVKSGTLVLLQLNNKNEIEDARYMQGVTVFSKFKPLKGLEGKKLQKVNASDLEDYNKLLGKAVLDAQNTFHVIQNGGEIAQIPSPMMKAVRKVNGMFKKERGLKHGLHR
- the srlA gene encoding PTS glucitol/sorbitol transporter subunit IIC, translating into MDYIVKFAEGFINLFQTGADTFIDWMTSIVPLVLMLLIAMNTIIQLIGEERINVIAQKSAKNPFLRYLVLPFLGSFMLANPMVHSLGRFLPERYKPSYFASAAQFAHTSNGIFPHINPAELFIYLGIAQGIQELGLPMTDLAVRYLLVGLVMNFIGGWVTDFTTSYIEKQQNVKLSKEVKVEG
- the srlE gene encoding PTS glucitol/sorbitol transporter subunit IIB, which gives rise to MAERAKIVKGSGGFGGPLTIGVDGKRDKLMYVTGGHKPAIVDKICDITGATPVNGFETSVPEEEIMAAVIDCGGTLRCGIYPQKGIPTINIMATGKSGPLRQYITEDIYVSNVDVDQVSVAGTESESTSVKETQAEEKQPEQQATYSRDKKIMETRAEQENKSILTRIGLAAGKVINTFYQASRDAVETMLHTVIPFMGFVALLIGIIQGSGIGDLFANVMSPLAGNIWGLMAIGFICSLPFLSPLLGPGGVIGQVLGTLIGVEIGKGNIPPNLALPALFAINTQNAADFIPVGLGLAEAETKTIEVGVPSVLYSRFLNGVPRVFVAWLASFGLYK